The following proteins are encoded in a genomic region of Desulfovibrio aminophilus:
- a CDS encoding glycosyltransferase family 2 protein, with the protein MIAVSVIVPTLNRAALLAGCLESLARQDFPAESFEVLVVDNGSTDATAALSEQAMRESGIANFRSLLEPEPGLLSGRHRGALEAKGDLLVFVDDDILAEPGWLSALAGAFDDPRVHLAGGPSVGRFAVEPPPWFAHFQREDPWGSSCPALSLIHMGEERRLVEPHFVWGLNYAVRRRTLFDLGGFHPDCIPTRLQHFQGDGETGLSLKIAEQGHLCVYEPKALVQHCIPAPRLTLDAFRARFFYQGVCDSYTAIRRLGAVPTPPAAGELLSRSLAAHHGPGREEPELAHIHQGYAEGYLFHNAAVSHSPALLDWVLRKDYFDYALPRLEAEA; encoded by the coding sequence ATGATCGCCGTCAGCGTCATCGTGCCGACCCTGAACCGGGCCGCGCTCCTGGCCGGATGCCTGGAGTCCCTGGCCCGCCAGGACTTCCCGGCCGAGTCCTTCGAGGTCCTGGTGGTGGACAACGGCTCCACCGACGCCACCGCCGCCCTCTCGGAACAGGCCATGCGCGAATCCGGCATCGCCAATTTCCGCTCCCTGCTCGAGCCCGAGCCCGGCCTGCTCTCCGGGCGGCACCGGGGGGCCCTGGAGGCCAAGGGCGACCTGCTCGTCTTCGTGGACGACGACATCCTGGCCGAACCGGGCTGGCTCTCGGCCCTGGCCGGGGCCTTCGACGATCCGCGCGTGCACCTGGCCGGAGGCCCCAGCGTGGGCCGCTTCGCCGTGGAGCCGCCGCCCTGGTTCGCCCATTTCCAGCGCGAGGACCCCTGGGGCTCCAGCTGCCCGGCCCTGAGCCTGATCCACATGGGCGAAGAACGCCGTCTGGTGGAGCCGCACTTCGTCTGGGGCCTGAACTACGCCGTGCGCCGCCGGACCCTTTTCGACCTGGGCGGCTTCCACCCCGACTGCATCCCGACCCGGCTCCAGCATTTCCAGGGCGACGGCGAGACCGGCCTGTCACTGAAGATCGCCGAGCAGGGCCACCTCTGCGTCTACGAGCCCAAGGCCCTGGTGCAACACTGCATCCCGGCCCCGCGGCTGACCCTGGACGCCTTCCGCGCCCGCTTCTTCTACCAGGGCGTGTGCGACTCCTACACGGCCATCCGCCGCCTGGGCGCGGTTCCCACGCCGCCCGCCGCCGGGGAGCTCCTCAGCCGAAGTCTCGCCGCCCACCACGGCCCGGGCCGCGAGGAGCCGGAGCTGGCCCACATCCACCAGGGCTACGCCGAGGGCTACCTGTTCCACAACGCGGCCGTGTCCCACAGCCCCGCGCTGCTCGACTGGGTGCTGCGAAAGGACTATTTCGACTACGCCCTGCCCCGCCTGGAGGCCGAGGCATGA
- a CDS encoding NAD-dependent epimerase/dehydratase family protein, with protein sequence MIAAVTGGTGFIGRHLVRRLLDEPGVTEVRVLDNLFRGGPPETCLPGDPRVRFSRGDIRDPEAVRALLDGAETVFHLAAQSNVLGSVTDIDYSFTSNVAGTFNVLKAAANARRVVVASSREVYGEPEDLPVPESAALAPKNAYGASKMAAEAYCRAFAAQGLGVSVVRMANVYGPGDKDRVIPLFCSRALSDEPLLIYGGGQVIDFVPVGLTCEALLRAAQLDLDGPVNIGSGRGTSLRELAGRVAACLPDRRVETSILPPRGPEVVRFVADTRRMRDLLGIEPPDDPLAELPEVVASFAEEPA encoded by the coding sequence GTGATCGCCGCGGTCACGGGCGGAACGGGCTTCATCGGCCGCCATCTGGTCCGCCGCTTGCTGGACGAGCCCGGGGTGACGGAGGTCCGCGTCCTGGACAACCTGTTCCGGGGCGGGCCGCCGGAAACCTGCCTGCCCGGCGATCCGCGCGTGCGCTTCAGCCGGGGCGACATCCGCGACCCCGAGGCCGTGCGCGCCCTGCTGGACGGGGCGGAGACGGTCTTTCATCTCGCGGCCCAGTCCAACGTGCTCGGCTCGGTGACGGACATCGACTACTCCTTCACCAGCAACGTGGCGGGCACCTTCAACGTGCTCAAGGCCGCCGCGAACGCCCGCCGCGTGGTTGTCGCCTCCTCGCGGGAGGTCTACGGCGAACCCGAGGACCTGCCGGTCCCGGAAAGCGCGGCCCTGGCCCCGAAGAACGCCTACGGAGCCAGCAAGATGGCCGCCGAGGCCTACTGCCGCGCCTTCGCGGCCCAGGGCCTGGGCGTCTCGGTGGTGCGCATGGCCAACGTCTACGGCCCGGGCGACAAGGACCGGGTCATCCCGCTGTTCTGCTCCCGGGCCCTCTCCGACGAGCCCCTGCTCATCTACGGCGGCGGGCAGGTCATCGACTTCGTGCCCGTGGGCCTGACCTGCGAAGCCCTGCTGCGCGCCGCCCAACTCGATCTGGACGGGCCGGTGAACATCGGCTCGGGCCGGGGAACCAGCCTGCGCGAGCTGGCCGGGCGCGTGGCCGCCTGCCTGCCGGACCGCCGGGTGGAGACGAGCATTTTGCCGCCGCGCGGGCCCGAGGTGGTCCGCTTCGTGGCCGACACGCGGCGCATGCGCGACCTGCTCGGCATCGAGCCGCCGGACGACCCGCTGGCGGAACTGCCCGAGGTGGTGGCCTCCTTCGCCGAGGAACCCGCATGA
- a CDS encoding glycosyltransferase has product MDKTQKKISVVVPTYNQAEYLGACLDSILFQDYPDLEIVVVADPSPDATSEVLRGFARAVREDVVSHVTGCDAGGGVVRTSAFRYPQEGRSLVIVENETRLGHGASYNLGFRLCTGDYCTYVASDDICHPQMLSTLAAPLDRDEADFVYSDMFIVDDAGRILREFRLPDYGFDASFCDWYLCGVSKLYRRELHERLGFYDEGYIANDHECYLRFAMNGARFLHLPKTLYSVRSHDQRARDLHDTGTYRRLYDESAALVRRAREWAATRGRP; this is encoded by the coding sequence ATGGACAAAACGCAGAAGAAGATATCCGTCGTCGTCCCCACATACAACCAGGCCGAGTACCTCGGGGCCTGCCTGGACTCGATCCTCTTCCAGGACTACCCGGACCTGGAGATCGTGGTGGTGGCCGACCCCTCGCCGGACGCCACCTCCGAGGTCCTGCGCGGGTTCGCCCGCGCGGTGCGCGAGGACGTGGTCAGCCACGTCACGGGCTGCGACGCCGGGGGCGGGGTCGTCCGCACCAGCGCCTTCCGCTATCCCCAGGAGGGCCGCTCGCTCGTCATCGTGGAGAACGAGACCCGGCTGGGGCACGGCGCGTCCTACAACCTGGGCTTCCGGCTCTGCACCGGCGACTACTGCACCTACGTGGCCTCCGACGACATCTGCCATCCGCAGATGCTCTCGACCCTGGCCGCGCCCCTGGACCGGGACGAGGCGGACTTCGTCTACTCCGACATGTTCATCGTGGACGACGCCGGGCGCATCCTGCGCGAATTCCGCCTGCCGGACTACGGTTTCGACGCCAGCTTCTGCGACTGGTACCTCTGCGGCGTGTCCAAGCTCTACCGCCGCGAGCTTCACGAGCGCCTCGGCTTCTACGACGAGGGCTACATCGCCAACGACCACGAATGCTACCTGCGCTTCGCCATGAACGGCGCGCGCTTCCTGCACCTGCCCAAGACCCTCTACTCCGTGCGCAGCCACGACCAGCGGGCCCGCGACCTGCACGACACCGGCACCTACCGCCGCCTGTACGACGAGTCCGCCGCCCTGGTGCGCCGGGCCCGGGAATGGGCCGCCACGCGGGGGCGGCCGTGA
- a CDS encoding elongator complex protein 3, translating to MPKLAFSHPEPPRSRRRLWPVFLPQAGCPHRCLFCDQSAQTGAEPADPGDVLEILACRLENAAARGEEPFEVGFYGGTFTALPDGWPGRFLDLLRPYRAAGLVLGARCSTRPDAVSLDGLLDLKARGLDLVELGIQSFDDGALAASGRGYSGATALEGCGTVRAAGLGLGVQLLPGLPGDRPGLFRRDVAVTARLRPDCARLYPCLVLEGTGLARLWRRGEYAAWSAGRARAELSVALTRLWRAGVPVIRLGVAPEAGLSVRILAGPAHPALGQQVRSLALWDHVRRMAARLGRAPRGLLLPPRAAGEFWGQRRSLARAYARLGLRADNVRPGGPDFVLE from the coding sequence ATGCCGAAACTCGCCTTTTCCCATCCCGAACCGCCACGGTCGCGGCGTCGGCTGTGGCCCGTGTTCCTGCCCCAGGCGGGCTGCCCCCACCGCTGCCTGTTCTGCGACCAGTCGGCCCAGACCGGCGCGGAGCCCGCCGACCCCGGGGACGTCCTGGAAATCCTCGCCTGTCGGCTGGAAAACGCGGCCGCGCGCGGGGAGGAGCCCTTCGAGGTGGGGTTCTACGGCGGCACGTTCACGGCCCTGCCGGACGGCTGGCCCGGGCGCTTCCTGGACCTGCTCCGGCCCTACCGGGCGGCGGGGCTCGTGCTCGGCGCGCGCTGCTCCACCCGGCCCGACGCCGTGAGCCTGGACGGCCTGCTGGACCTCAAGGCCCGGGGCCTGGACCTGGTGGAGCTGGGGATTCAAAGTTTTGACGATGGGGCCTTGGCCGCCTCGGGCCGGGGCTATTCCGGCGCAACGGCCCTGGAGGGCTGCGGCACCGTGCGCGCCGCCGGGCTGGGCCTGGGCGTGCAGCTCCTTCCCGGGCTGCCGGGCGACCGGCCGGGCCTCTTCCGCCGGGACGTGGCGGTCACGGCCCGGCTGCGGCCGGACTGCGCGCGGCTCTATCCCTGTCTCGTGCTGGAGGGCACCGGCCTGGCCCGGCTCTGGCGGCGCGGGGAATATGCGGCCTGGAGCGCGGGCCGGGCCCGCGCGGAGCTGTCCGTGGCCCTGACGCGGCTGTGGCGCGCCGGGGTGCCGGTGATCCGCCTGGGCGTGGCCCCGGAGGCCGGGCTGTCCGTGAGGATTCTGGCCGGTCCGGCGCATCCGGCCCTGGGCCAGCAGGTCCGCTCCCTGGCCCTCTGGGACCACGTGCGGCGCATGGCGGCCCGCCTGGGCCGCGCCCCGCGCGGCCTGCTCCTGCCCCCGCGCGCGGCGGGCGAGTTCTGGGGCCAGCGGCGCTCCCTGGCGCGGGCCTATGCCCGCCTGGGCCTGCGCGCGGACAACGTGCGGCCCGGGGGGCCGGACTTCGTCCTGGAATAG
- a CDS encoding class I SAM-dependent methyltransferase yields MKNRIHCIGLDYNETFARGFNLDVVDVDAARAAAGAFLNGGLENRKGVIYGAGTSGALALRLLPEGAATGFLDVAPAKKSFQGLRVEHPAQASWGGFALIAVSPANYLSVMKTIAGLAPEGCDLYFLWKYEFFDPEAWARLHSGDGSRPRVADHRPEGEAGDNRGRIFFEGGRTFRTILEQDFEFFRDLARDTARLGRLTANGLIETSVHLDTPERLVLEHKSLLPQSRANWSFSQYLDAARFFVDFWDFLTSEGYSLQDCHTGNVLFDGTRPRFVDLCSIGPREATTLSVPFLESFFQSWVHPLALVASRQNVLMRDTVNDLLPWEDVRPLLSPEAAESAAALREEGLRRFRDMDVPGFLAAARRWLDSVTVGYSDAGWNNERYQADDLRDDQPRGGKEQLVVDLIGRHRPESFLDLGCNKGRFSLLAALRGVSCVSLDTAESLVDKLYLHARDRNLPIQAFIEDVAALRGYTKPDRAFDMVAYLALVHHLVFTFGRSVDQVLDQADALCRRVLLLEYVRPHESEPFVLSNYSPAIHTDYNPEAIARLMRKRFGAVEAHELCPTRVLFVGSR; encoded by the coding sequence ATGAAGAACCGCATCCACTGCATCGGACTGGACTACAACGAGACCTTCGCCCGGGGCTTCAACCTGGACGTGGTGGACGTGGACGCCGCGCGCGCCGCCGCCGGAGCCTTCCTGAACGGAGGGCTCGAAAACCGGAAGGGCGTGATCTACGGCGCGGGCACCTCGGGGGCCCTGGCCCTGCGCCTCCTGCCCGAGGGCGCGGCCACCGGGTTCCTGGACGTGGCCCCGGCCAAGAAATCCTTCCAGGGTCTGCGGGTGGAGCATCCGGCCCAGGCCTCCTGGGGCGGCTTCGCGCTCATCGCCGTGAGCCCGGCCAACTACCTCTCGGTGATGAAGACCATCGCGGGCCTCGCGCCCGAGGGCTGCGACCTGTATTTCCTCTGGAAGTACGAGTTCTTCGATCCCGAGGCCTGGGCGCGCCTGCACTCCGGCGACGGCTCCCGCCCGAGGGTGGCGGACCACCGGCCCGAGGGCGAGGCGGGCGACAACCGGGGCCGGATATTCTTCGAGGGCGGCCGGACCTTCCGAACCATCCTGGAACAGGATTTCGAATTCTTCCGCGACCTGGCGCGCGACACCGCCCGGCTGGGGCGGCTCACGGCCAACGGCCTGATCGAGACCTCCGTGCACCTGGACACCCCGGAGCGCCTGGTCCTGGAGCACAAGAGCCTGCTGCCCCAGTCGCGGGCCAACTGGAGCTTCTCGCAATACCTGGACGCGGCCCGCTTCTTCGTGGACTTCTGGGACTTCCTCACCAGCGAGGGCTACTCCCTCCAGGACTGCCACACGGGCAACGTGCTCTTCGACGGCACGCGCCCGCGCTTCGTGGACCTCTGCTCCATCGGCCCGAGGGAGGCCACGACCCTCTCCGTGCCCTTCCTGGAGTCATTCTTCCAATCCTGGGTGCATCCCCTGGCCCTGGTGGCCTCGCGGCAGAACGTGCTCATGCGCGACACCGTCAACGACCTGCTCCCCTGGGAGGACGTCCGGCCCCTGCTCTCCCCCGAAGCGGCCGAATCCGCCGCCGCGCTGCGCGAGGAGGGCCTCCGACGCTTCAGGGACATGGACGTTCCGGGATTCCTGGCGGCCGCGCGCCGCTGGCTCGATTCCGTGACGGTGGGCTACTCGGACGCGGGCTGGAACAACGAGCGCTACCAGGCCGACGATCTGCGCGACGACCAGCCGCGCGGGGGCAAGGAGCAGCTCGTGGTGGACCTCATCGGCCGCCACCGGCCGGAGAGCTTCCTGGACCTGGGCTGCAACAAGGGGCGCTTCAGCCTGCTGGCCGCGCTGCGCGGCGTGTCCTGCGTGAGCCTGGACACCGCCGAGAGCCTGGTGGACAAGCTCTACCTGCACGCCCGCGACCGGAACCTGCCGATCCAGGCCTTCATCGAGGACGTGGCCGCCCTGCGCGGCTACACCAAGCCGGACCGGGCCTTCGACATGGTCGCCTACCTGGCCCTGGTGCATCACCTCGTGTTCACCTTCGGCCGCAGCGTGGACCAGGTGCTGGACCAAGCCGACGCGCTCTGCCGCCGCGTCCTGCTCCTGGAGTACGTGCGGCCCCATGAGAGCGAGCCCTTCGTGCTCTCCAACTATTCGCCCGCGATCCACACGGACTACAACCCCGAGGCCATCGCGCGGCTCATGCGCAAGCGCTTCGGCGCGGTGGAGGCCCACGAGCTGTGCCCCACCCGGGTCCTCTTCGTGGGCTCGCGCTAG
- a CDS encoding B12-binding domain-containing radical SAM protein, with the protein MHSRKIRALLLSPLYDQPCELPPMGLLYLAGYFRDHPRIELHLPHCSLTDKNFEALIAEREYDAICTGGMLTYIDTYARFLDRAAKLQPKALRVLGGPVVSAFSGAILYQELDFHAGVVGEGEATLEDLLLAHADGRPFHEVPGILHRGLGGEPLYTEPRKPIDLKAVNLVPDWTAFDIEDYFRRAGNRTIFLMGSRGCPNRCHYCNSTIRGYRIRPIPQVIEEIRATHAAHSLDFINFRDETFMANRRRIQEFCRAYMESDIGLRWGCGLRTNVVDAETLRLMRRAGCEEIQYGVESGSDRVLQRMNKHVTAGQNRQAILDTQEAGINRGVSVMFGYLDETEEDVRRTIDLLIETNELPKYYSLTTPVPGTALYDDCAARGLVADPVAHARTMNKAIYLAFPPDFNMSAIPDQEFFPFLREELARLHTAHFHNNQARVLDFAYEHGREGSCRAACPHCGAELAERVGYLKWSYQLFCPSCRRHSWVALASIPPFDAHFRAVSAFLDRMEAQGGKLVLRATANDFVYGNVAKVDPWGRVMRPRPKIISETPYRFHLEEWGPADDPAGAWVLIMDMDPDGALADSLVERGFRRERIQAALPALTACRHEAAPPTGADRLPPHAAAGKHSRAHEAGSRAQ; encoded by the coding sequence ATGCATTCCCGAAAAATCCGCGCGCTGCTCCTGTCCCCGCTGTACGACCAGCCCTGTGAGCTGCCGCCCATGGGCCTGCTGTACCTGGCGGGCTATTTCCGCGACCACCCCCGCATCGAGCTGCACCTGCCCCACTGCTCGCTCACGGACAAGAATTTCGAGGCCCTCATCGCGGAACGGGAATACGACGCCATCTGCACCGGCGGCATGCTCACCTACATCGACACCTACGCCCGCTTCCTGGACCGCGCGGCGAAACTCCAGCCCAAGGCCCTGCGCGTCCTGGGCGGACCCGTCGTGAGCGCCTTTTCCGGGGCGATCCTCTATCAGGAACTGGACTTCCACGCGGGCGTGGTCGGCGAGGGCGAGGCCACCCTGGAGGACCTGCTCCTGGCCCACGCCGACGGGCGGCCGTTCCACGAGGTGCCCGGCATCCTCCATCGCGGGCTCGGGGGGGAGCCCCTGTACACCGAACCCCGCAAACCCATCGACCTCAAGGCCGTGAACCTCGTCCCGGACTGGACGGCCTTCGACATCGAGGATTATTTCCGCCGGGCCGGAAACCGGACCATCTTCCTCATGGGCAGCCGGGGCTGCCCGAACCGCTGCCATTACTGCAACAGCACCATCCGGGGCTACCGCATCCGCCCCATTCCGCAGGTCATCGAGGAAATCCGCGCGACCCACGCCGCCCATTCCCTGGACTTCATCAATTTCCGTGACGAGACCTTCATGGCCAACCGCCGCCGCATCCAGGAGTTCTGCCGGGCCTACATGGAATCCGACATCGGACTGCGCTGGGGCTGCGGCCTGCGCACCAACGTGGTCGACGCCGAAACCCTCCGCCTCATGCGACGGGCGGGCTGCGAGGAAATCCAGTACGGCGTGGAGAGCGGCAGCGACCGGGTGCTCCAGCGCATGAACAAGCACGTCACGGCCGGGCAGAACCGCCAGGCCATCCTGGACACCCAGGAGGCGGGCATCAACCGGGGCGTCTCGGTCATGTTCGGCTACCTCGACGAGACCGAGGAGGACGTGCGCCGGACCATCGACCTGCTCATCGAGACCAACGAACTGCCCAAATACTACTCCCTGACCACGCCGGTGCCGGGAACGGCCCTCTACGACGACTGCGCGGCGCGCGGCCTGGTCGCCGACCCCGTGGCCCACGCCCGGACCATGAACAAGGCCATCTACCTGGCCTTTCCGCCCGACTTCAACATGTCGGCCATCCCGGACCAGGAATTCTTCCCGTTCCTGCGCGAGGAACTGGCCCGCCTGCACACCGCGCATTTCCACAACAACCAGGCCCGGGTGCTGGACTTCGCCTACGAACACGGCCGGGAGGGCTCCTGCCGGGCCGCCTGCCCCCACTGCGGCGCGGAGCTGGCCGAACGGGTCGGCTACCTGAAGTGGAGCTACCAGCTCTTCTGCCCGTCCTGCCGCCGCCACTCCTGGGTGGCCCTGGCCTCGATCCCGCCCTTCGACGCCCATTTCCGGGCCGTGTCGGCCTTCCTGGACCGCATGGAGGCCCAGGGCGGAAAGCTGGTCCTGCGGGCCACGGCCAACGACTTCGTCTACGGCAACGTGGCCAAGGTCGACCCCTGGGGCCGGGTCATGCGCCCCAGGCCGAAGATCATCAGCGAGACCCCCTACCGCTTCCACCTGGAGGAATGGGGGCCCGCGGACGACCCGGCCGGGGCCTGGGTCCTGATCATGGACATGGACCCCGACGGCGCGCTGGCCGACAGCCTCGTCGAGCGGGGATTCCGCCGCGAACGCATCCAGGCCGCGCTGCCGGCGCTGACCGCCTGCCGCCACGAGGCGGCCCCGCCCACCGGGGCTGACCGCCTGCCGCCCCATGCGGCGGCCGGAAAACATTCACGCGCCCACGAGGCGGGGAGCCGGGCCCAATGA
- a CDS encoding amidohydrolase family protein: MRELIRAARAATMNGPVIEDAAVIHDGGTILAVGAFSELGRDFDGPVRDLGDATLAPAVVNAHTHLELCHLHGRTREGHGFETWVEHLLSLPLYEPDDGRISAELEALKSLGVGLVADISTRNAAKMAGILEDSGLFFVSFHEAIGDDPPPAPAGPRGRGLESLAGHSLYTTQAHVLRAAREAARKRGLPFSLHLAEHEEEDAVVRGLPHSFADRLRARGRLRGFTPPGVSPVAHAASLGLLEPGTLAVHCARLDKEDIRILAASGSTVCLCPRSNAYIGSGRAPWEDLFRAGVPLCFGTDSLASNRDLNPWNEARYLLARFREELTLTDLLAMLTLNPARVLGMEASLGSLEPGKAARFSVVPSDIETLAGPLTRREKGV; this comes from the coding sequence GTGCGCGAACTGATCCGGGCGGCTCGGGCCGCCACCATGAACGGGCCGGTCATCGAGGACGCGGCCGTGATCCACGACGGCGGGACGATCCTCGCCGTGGGGGCCTTTTCCGAGTTGGGCCGGGACTTCGACGGGCCGGTGCGCGACCTGGGGGACGCCACCCTGGCCCCGGCCGTGGTCAACGCCCACACCCATCTGGAACTCTGCCACCTCCACGGGCGCACCCGCGAGGGCCACGGCTTCGAGACCTGGGTGGAGCACCTGCTCTCCCTGCCGCTCTATGAGCCCGACGACGGCCGCATCTCGGCCGAGCTGGAGGCCCTCAAAAGCCTCGGCGTCGGGCTCGTGGCGGACATCTCCACCCGCAACGCAGCCAAAATGGCCGGGATTCTCGAAGATTCCGGCCTTTTTTTCGTCTCCTTCCACGAGGCCATCGGCGACGACCCGCCCCCGGCCCCGGCCGGGCCCCGCGGCCGGGGCCTGGAGTCCCTGGCCGGGCACAGCCTGTACACCACCCAGGCCCACGTCCTGCGCGCGGCCCGGGAGGCCGCCCGGAAGCGGGGTCTGCCCTTCTCCCTGCACTTGGCCGAGCATGAGGAGGAGGACGCCGTGGTCCGGGGCCTGCCGCACTCCTTCGCGGACCGGCTGCGCGCGCGCGGCCGCCTGCGCGGCTTCACCCCGCCGGGGGTGAGCCCGGTGGCCCACGCCGCGAGCCTCGGGCTCCTGGAGCCGGGCACCCTGGCGGTGCACTGCGCCCGCCTGGACAAGGAGGACATCCGTATCCTGGCCGCGTCCGGGAGCACGGTCTGCCTTTGCCCGCGTTCCAACGCCTACATCGGCTCGGGCCGGGCCCCCTGGGAGGATCTGTTCCGCGCGGGGGTGCCGCTCTGCTTCGGCACGGACAGCCTGGCCTCCAACCGCGACCTGAACCCCTGGAACGAGGCCCGCTACCTGCTGGCCCGCTTCCGGGAAGAACTGACGCTGACGGACCTGCTGGCCATGCTTACGCTGAACCCGGCGCGGGTCCTGGGCATGGAGGCCAGCCTGGGCAGCCTGGAGCCGGGCAAGGCCGCCCGCTTCAGCGTGGTGCCGAGTGATATCGAAACCCTGGCCGGGCCCCTGACCCGCCGGGAAAAGGGGGTGTAG
- a CDS encoding aspartate carbamoyltransferase catalytic subunit, which produces MQWRHKDLLDVSQLSADEARHVLDTARYFREINSRPVKKVPTLKGRSVVLFFAEPSTRTKTSFDVAGKRLSADTFSLAKSGSSLSKGESLKDTALTLQAMNPDAIVLRHSAGGAAQFMAERLECSVINAGDGRHAHPTQALLDAFTLTERWGALKGRTVLILGDIAHSRVARSNVLLLNLLGARVRLCGPRTLLPPGVDTWEAEVFSDLGKAVRGADAVMCLRLQLERMQAGLLPDLREYSRTFGLGEGHMAQAAPDALVLHPGPINRGVEIASDLADSGRSMILDQVASGVAVRMALLFLYMTRKSAE; this is translated from the coding sequence ATGCAGTGGCGGCACAAGGATCTCCTGGACGTGTCCCAGCTCTCGGCCGACGAGGCCCGGCACGTCCTGGACACGGCCCGCTATTTCCGGGAGATCAACTCCCGGCCGGTGAAGAAGGTGCCGACCCTCAAGGGCCGCAGCGTGGTGCTCTTCTTCGCCGAACCGAGCACGCGCACCAAGACCTCCTTCGACGTGGCCGGAAAGCGGCTCTCGGCGGACACCTTTTCCCTGGCCAAGAGCGGCTCCAGCCTGTCCAAGGGCGAAAGCCTCAAGGACACGGCGCTCACGCTCCAGGCCATGAACCCGGACGCCATCGTCCTGCGCCACTCCGCGGGCGGCGCGGCCCAGTTCATGGCCGAGCGCCTGGAGTGCAGCGTGATCAACGCCGGAGACGGCCGCCACGCCCACCCGACCCAGGCCCTGCTGGACGCCTTCACGCTCACCGAGCGCTGGGGCGCGCTCAAGGGCCGCACCGTGCTCATCCTGGGCGACATCGCCCACAGCCGGGTGGCCCGCTCCAACGTCCTGCTGCTCAACCTCCTGGGCGCGCGGGTGCGGCTCTGCGGGCCGCGCACCCTCCTGCCCCCGGGCGTGGACACCTGGGAGGCCGAGGTCTTCTCCGACCTGGGCAAGGCCGTGCGCGGCGCGGACGCGGTCATGTGCCTGCGGCTCCAGCTGGAGCGCATGCAGGCCGGGCTGCTGCCGGACCTGCGGGAGTACTCGCGGACCTTCGGCCTGGGCGAGGGGCACATGGCCCAGGCCGCGCCGGACGCCCTGGTCCTGCACCCCGGGCCCATCAACCGGGGCGTGGAGATCGCCTCGGACCTGGCCGACTCCGGCCGCAGCATGATCCTGGATCAGGTGGCCTCGGGCGTGGCCGTGCGCATGGCCCTGCTGTTCCTCTACATGACCCGCAAGTCGGCCGAGTAG
- a CDS encoding dihydroorotase, whose amino-acid sequence MSSVSLVVRNAVWKKKKVDLLVARGRVAALIPSARKTRVEAAQEVDASGLLLLPSLTDCHTHLREPGFEYKEDIASGLDAAAHGGFGNVLCMANTDPVNDNATVTERMLDRARAAWPHGPRLYPIGALSRGLKAEELAPMAELAGAGCVAFSNDGLPVPRAEFFRRAMEYAWDQGKVVIDHCEEPSMARGAGMNEGVVSGRLGLPAQPDVAEAAQVARDILLADYLKIPIHLAHISCRRSVELIAWAKERGVPVTAETCPHYLTLTEERVEGYDTAAKVNPPLRTRDDVEAMLQALRTGVIDILATDHAPHAAHEKEVEFDLAPCGISGLDTALSVTWGLVEKKLLALDDLVRAWSEAPCRVFGLPENRFQAGDPADFLLFDPTAAWEVTPEAMRSKGKNTPLLGTRLRGRVAAHFLGGKKVV is encoded by the coding sequence ATGTCAAGCGTGAGTCTGGTGGTCCGCAACGCGGTCTGGAAGAAAAAGAAGGTCGATCTGCTGGTGGCCCGCGGCCGCGTGGCCGCGCTCATCCCCTCGGCGCGCAAGACCCGGGTGGAGGCCGCCCAGGAGGTGGACGCCTCGGGCCTGCTGCTCCTGCCGAGCCTCACCGACTGCCACACGCACCTGCGCGAGCCGGGCTTCGAGTACAAGGAGGACATCGCCTCCGGCCTGGACGCCGCGGCCCACGGCGGCTTCGGCAACGTGCTCTGCATGGCCAACACCGATCCGGTGAACGACAACGCCACGGTCACCGAGCGCATGCTCGACCGGGCCCGTGCCGCCTGGCCCCACGGGCCGCGCCTGTACCCCATCGGCGCGCTCTCCCGGGGCCTGAAGGCCGAGGAGCTGGCGCCCATGGCCGAGCTGGCGGGCGCGGGCTGCGTGGCCTTCTCCAACGACGGCCTGCCCGTGCCCAGGGCCGAGTTCTTCCGCCGGGCCATGGAATACGCCTGGGACCAGGGCAAGGTGGTCATCGACCACTGCGAGGAGCCGAGCATGGCCCGGGGCGCGGGCATGAACGAGGGCGTGGTTTCGGGCCGCCTGGGCCTGCCCGCCCAGCCGGACGTGGCCGAGGCCGCCCAGGTGGCCCGCGACATCCTCCTGGCCGACTACCTGAAGATTCCCATCCACCTGGCGCACATCTCCTGCCGCCGCTCGGTGGAGCTCATCGCCTGGGCCAAGGAGCGCGGCGTGCCGGTCACGGCCGAGACCTGCCCGCACTACCTGACCCTCACCGAGGAGCGGGTGGAGGGCTATGACACCGCCGCCAAGGTCAACCCGCCGCTGCGCACCCGCGACGACGTGGAGGCCATGCTCCAGGCCCTGCGCACGGGCGTCATCGACATCCTGGCCACGGACCACGCCCCGCACGCGGCCCACGAGAAGGAAGTGGAGTTCGACCTCGCGCCCTGCGGCATTTCCGGCCTGGACACGGCCCTGTCCGTGACCTGGGGGCTGGTGGAAAAGAAGCTCCTGGCCCTCGACGACCTGGTGCGCGCCTGGAGCGAGGCCCCCTGCCGCGTCTTCGGCCTGCCCGAGAACCGCTTCCAGGCGGGCGATCCGGCCGACTTCCTGCTCTTCGATCCCACGGCGGCCTGGGAGGTCACGCCCGAGGCCATGCGCTCCAAGGGCAAGAACACCCCGCTGCTGGGAACCCGGTTGCGGGGGAGGGTGGCGGCGCATTTTCTTGGCGGGAAAAAAGTTGTATGA